A genomic segment from Nicotiana sylvestris chromosome 1, ASM39365v2, whole genome shotgun sequence encodes:
- the LOC138890836 gene encoding uncharacterized protein: MLRTDSPYLGLALTVHLFLILQGLLYNIFELIELDREKFEIVIWFDINLGTSKGMLVSKDLDLHTCIELLKTHSLFKSCRFIVDISERVFASTSNEHANTKTQHDNQERCQQIVEVDMVEAQPLNEEVHQTFDSIQVEGQSIIEIDNEQALGIQVLESAPVIEVVADKTCTQITKRRSNLKQKESPTTILRENASLDQIKVGSVFDKKKSIINCFSNVAIKGHFEFKVVRSSSTRYSLTCNDDRCRWCVRAFRIKDSTLFKIVKLEKKHDCSVNTRKVDQRHATSKLISGYIIDNLRDPRFDVTPVFVMAEMQKLHELDIGYHKAWRAIQHASALIRGSPEENYGLLCSYLYMMTSKNPGTYTNIKIDDNNRFLYMFYAYGSSIAGWNHCRPVIAIDATFLKSKYRGVLMISVSKDANNQIFPLAFGIAESENNNSYEWYFSQLRNAIGSRENLIFFSDMHQAIANGIVKVYLKVIMGFASIIWSRT, translated from the exons atgttaaggacagacagtccttatctTGGTCTTGCACTTACAGTACACCTGTTCTTAATTCTACAAGGATTGCTTTATAAC ATTTTTGAGCTTATTGAATTGGATAGAGAAAAGTTTGAAATAgtgatatggtttgatatcaaccttggaacaagcaaaggaatgcttgtaTCCAAAGATTTAGATCTTCACACATGTATAGAGTTGCTAAAAACTCATTCACTCTTCAAGAGCTGTCGTTTCATAGTTGATATTTCGGAAAGAGTTTTTGCATCAACAAGCAATGAACATGCCAACACAAaaactcaacatgacaatcaaGAGCGATGCCAACAGATAGTTGAAGtagatatggttgaagctcaaCCATTAAATGAAGAGGTGCATCAAACATTTGAttctattcaagtagaaggacaaAGCATTATAGAGATTGACAACGAACAAGCTTTGGGTATTCAAGTCTTAGAGAGTGCACCGGTAATCGAAGTAGTTGCTGACAAAACCTGCACTCAAATAACTAAACGAagatcaaatttgaaacaaaaagaatccccaactacgATATTAAGAGAAAATGCTTCTTTGGATCAAATAAAAGTCGGATCAGTATTTGACAAGAAGAAGAgcataattaattgtttttctaaTGTAGCAATCAAAGGACATTTTGAATTCAAAGTTGTTAGATCAAGCTCAACAAGATATTCGTTGACATGCAATGATGATAGGTGTCGTTGGTGTGTGCGtgctttcagaattaaagactcAACATTATTCAAGATAGTAAAGCTTGAGAAAAAGCATGACTGCTCTGTTAACACTAGGAAAGTAGATCAAAGGCATGCTACTTCAAAGTTGATTAGTGGTTACATTATCGATAATCTTCGGGACCCAAGATTTGACGTTACACCAGTTTTTGTCATGGCAGAGATGCAAAAATTGCATGAACTAGACATTGGATATCACAAGGCATGGCGTGCTATTCAACATGCTTCCGCTTTAATAAGAGGAAGTCCCGAAGAAAATTATGGATTATTGTgttcatacttgtatatgatGACAAGTAAAAACCCGGGAACTTATACTAACATAAAGATAGACGACAACAACAG gtttctttatatgttttacGCATATGGATCATCGATAGCTGGTTGGAATCATTGTAGACCAGTGATTGCTATTGATGCGACTTTTTTGAAGTCAAAATATCGTGGTGTTTTAATGATTTCAGTTTCAAAAGATGCAAATAACCAAATTTTCCCATTAGCCTTTGGAATAGCAGAATCTGAAAACAACAATTCCTATGAGTGGTACTTTAGTCAGCTTCGCAATGCAATTGGGAGCCGTGagaatttgatttttttctcAGACATGCATCAAGCTATTGCAAATGGTATTGTAAAGGTATACCTGAAAGTCATCATGGGATTTGCATCTATCATTTGGAGCAGAACCTAA